The proteins below are encoded in one region of Oreochromis niloticus isolate F11D_XX linkage group LG6, O_niloticus_UMD_NMBU, whole genome shotgun sequence:
- the LOC109194591 gene encoding uncharacterized protein LOC109194591 isoform X3, protein MTRSFPGHFKSNLSRGKKRCLTSTKQLVKAGSKTTGLSFYLLSKNTSYTPLPAEELELLQAGMGRQTVSLPEDGDHAEISRLLEETFPKMEYLCGGWLLHKATGGSGRRKLTVIPPETEGYSVKTLKAVSGGGKSTFYIVPLQETLDTSPLPPDSQHFSKMPKKLCYQCNEVMPLQMLAVHINTCKGKFSPDETDDEESELCIVKSKCKVICPICTKDFPEDEITVHASLCGDSFQCMVPEENDQTTCTPTQTSVCTTDSVEDVLRCLEQQVDTTTEFKLCVDREDLPDRGILQWQRKKSASPTSVLRVVFIGEAGVDTGALRKEF, encoded by the exons ATGACAAG ATCATTTCCAGGACATTTCAAATCAAACTTGAGCCGTGGTAAAAAGAGATGTTTAACATCTACTAAGCAGCTTGTTAAGGCAGGCAGTAAGACCACAGGCCTCAGTTTTTATTTGCTGTCAAAAAACACATCCTACACTCCTTTGCCAGCTGAGGAGCTTGAACTCCTACAAGCTGGCATGGGGAGACAAACCGTGTCTCTTCCAGAAGATGGTGACCATGCAGAG ATTTCAAGACTTCTGGAAGAAACCTTTCCAAAAATGGAATATCTTTGTGGAGGATGGCTCTTGCATAAGGCAACAG GTGGGAGTGGTCGACGAAAGCTCACTGTAATTCCACCTGAAACAGAAGGATATTCTGTCAAAACACTGAAAGCTGTGTCAGGAGGTGGCAAATCCACTTTTTACATTGTACCTCTTCAGGAAACATTAGACACATCTCCTCTACCTCCCGACTCACAGCACTTTTCAAAGATGCCAAAGAAGTTATGTTACCAGTGTAATGAAGTTATGCCTCTGCAGATGCTTGCAGTACACATCAATACGTGCAAAGGAAAATTCTCTCCTGATGAGACTGATGATGAG GAATCTGAGTTATGCATTGTGAAAAGCAAATGCAAG GTTATTTGTCCAATATGCACTAAGGACTTTCCTGAAGATGAGATCACAGTCCACGCAAGTCTGTGTGGGGATAG CTTTCAATGCATGGTGCCTGAAGAAAATGACCAAACTACATGCACACCAACTCAAACTTCAGTATGCACAACAGACAG CGTGGAAGATGTATTGCGTTGCCTTGAACAACAAGTCGACACCACAACAGAATTTAAGTTGTGTGTGGACAGAGAAGACCTTCCAGACAGAGGCATTCTCcagtggcagagaaaaaaatctgcatctcCCACCAGTGTTCTTAGGGTGGTTTTCATTGGAGAGGCAGGCGTGGATACAGGAGCACTTAGGAAAGAGTTTTGA
- the LOC109194591 gene encoding uncharacterized protein LOC109194591 isoform X1: MAESNNGSNNTTPQYQGNGAVESAVRNLVSLLLNNISTNPSGRPTESGQPEPRTLTIQQEMTRSFPGHFKSNLSRGKKRCLTSTKQLVKAGSKTTGLSFYLLSKNTSYTPLPAEELELLQAGMGRQTVSLPEDGDHAEISRLLEETFPKMEYLCGGWLLHKATGGSGRRKLTVIPPETEGYSVKTLKAVSGGGKSTFYIVPLQETLDTSPLPPDSQHFSKMPKKLCYQCNEVMPLQMLAVHINTCKGKFSPDETDDEESELCIVKSKCKVICPICTKDFPEDEITVHASLCGDSFQCMVPEENDQTTCTPTQTSVCTTDSVEDVLRCLEQQVDTTTEFKLCVDREDLPDRGILQWQRKKSASPTSVLRVVFIGEAGVDTGALRKEF; the protein is encoded by the exons ATGGCAGAATCAAATAATGGCTCCAATAATACTACACCACAGTATCAG GGTAATGGTGCAGTTGAGTCAGCAGTAAGAAATCTGGTGTCTTTGCTGCTTAACAACATATCCACAAATCCTTCAGGGAGGCCAACAGAGAGTGGGCAGCCGGAGCCTAGAACTCTGACTATCCAGCAAGAGATGACAAG ATCATTTCCAGGACATTTCAAATCAAACTTGAGCCGTGGTAAAAAGAGATGTTTAACATCTACTAAGCAGCTTGTTAAGGCAGGCAGTAAGACCACAGGCCTCAGTTTTTATTTGCTGTCAAAAAACACATCCTACACTCCTTTGCCAGCTGAGGAGCTTGAACTCCTACAAGCTGGCATGGGGAGACAAACCGTGTCTCTTCCAGAAGATGGTGACCATGCAGAG ATTTCAAGACTTCTGGAAGAAACCTTTCCAAAAATGGAATATCTTTGTGGAGGATGGCTCTTGCATAAGGCAACAG GTGGGAGTGGTCGACGAAAGCTCACTGTAATTCCACCTGAAACAGAAGGATATTCTGTCAAAACACTGAAAGCTGTGTCAGGAGGTGGCAAATCCACTTTTTACATTGTACCTCTTCAGGAAACATTAGACACATCTCCTCTACCTCCCGACTCACAGCACTTTTCAAAGATGCCAAAGAAGTTATGTTACCAGTGTAATGAAGTTATGCCTCTGCAGATGCTTGCAGTACACATCAATACGTGCAAAGGAAAATTCTCTCCTGATGAGACTGATGATGAG GAATCTGAGTTATGCATTGTGAAAAGCAAATGCAAG GTTATTTGTCCAATATGCACTAAGGACTTTCCTGAAGATGAGATCACAGTCCACGCAAGTCTGTGTGGGGATAG CTTTCAATGCATGGTGCCTGAAGAAAATGACCAAACTACATGCACACCAACTCAAACTTCAGTATGCACAACAGACAG CGTGGAAGATGTATTGCGTTGCCTTGAACAACAAGTCGACACCACAACAGAATTTAAGTTGTGTGTGGACAGAGAAGACCTTCCAGACAGAGGCATTCTCcagtggcagagaaaaaaatctgcatctcCCACCAGTGTTCTTAGGGTGGTTTTCATTGGAGAGGCAGGCGTGGATACAGGAGCACTTAGGAAAGAGTTTTGA
- the LOC109194591 gene encoding uncharacterized protein LOC109194591 isoform X2, whose product MAPIILHHSIRSFPGHFKSNLSRGKKRCLTSTKQLVKAGSKTTGLSFYLLSKNTSYTPLPAEELELLQAGMGRQTVSLPEDGDHAEISRLLEETFPKMEYLCGGWLLHKATGGSGRRKLTVIPPETEGYSVKTLKAVSGGGKSTFYIVPLQETLDTSPLPPDSQHFSKMPKKLCYQCNEVMPLQMLAVHINTCKGKFSPDETDDEESELCIVKSKCKVICPICTKDFPEDEITVHASLCGDSFQCMVPEENDQTTCTPTQTSVCTTDSVEDVLRCLEQQVDTTTEFKLCVDREDLPDRGILQWQRKKSASPTSVLRVVFIGEAGVDTGALRKEF is encoded by the exons ATGGCTCCAATAATACTACACCACAGTATCAG ATCATTTCCAGGACATTTCAAATCAAACTTGAGCCGTGGTAAAAAGAGATGTTTAACATCTACTAAGCAGCTTGTTAAGGCAGGCAGTAAGACCACAGGCCTCAGTTTTTATTTGCTGTCAAAAAACACATCCTACACTCCTTTGCCAGCTGAGGAGCTTGAACTCCTACAAGCTGGCATGGGGAGACAAACCGTGTCTCTTCCAGAAGATGGTGACCATGCAGAG ATTTCAAGACTTCTGGAAGAAACCTTTCCAAAAATGGAATATCTTTGTGGAGGATGGCTCTTGCATAAGGCAACAG GTGGGAGTGGTCGACGAAAGCTCACTGTAATTCCACCTGAAACAGAAGGATATTCTGTCAAAACACTGAAAGCTGTGTCAGGAGGTGGCAAATCCACTTTTTACATTGTACCTCTTCAGGAAACATTAGACACATCTCCTCTACCTCCCGACTCACAGCACTTTTCAAAGATGCCAAAGAAGTTATGTTACCAGTGTAATGAAGTTATGCCTCTGCAGATGCTTGCAGTACACATCAATACGTGCAAAGGAAAATTCTCTCCTGATGAGACTGATGATGAG GAATCTGAGTTATGCATTGTGAAAAGCAAATGCAAG GTTATTTGTCCAATATGCACTAAGGACTTTCCTGAAGATGAGATCACAGTCCACGCAAGTCTGTGTGGGGATAG CTTTCAATGCATGGTGCCTGAAGAAAATGACCAAACTACATGCACACCAACTCAAACTTCAGTATGCACAACAGACAG CGTGGAAGATGTATTGCGTTGCCTTGAACAACAAGTCGACACCACAACAGAATTTAAGTTGTGTGTGGACAGAGAAGACCTTCCAGACAGAGGCATTCTCcagtggcagagaaaaaaatctgcatctcCCACCAGTGTTCTTAGGGTGGTTTTCATTGGAGAGGCAGGCGTGGATACAGGAGCACTTAGGAAAGAGTTTTGA